The Anaerolineales bacterium nucleotide sequence ATCGGGCTGAGCCTGGAGAGCGTTGCGCCGGAGAGCATGGTGGCGGAGGTCGTGCAGGCCTATCAGGCCCAGGCGGCCACCAAACGCATCAGCTTGAGTCAAGAGGTCGCAGCCCATCAGCGTCCGATTCAGGCGGACCGCACGCTGCTGCGGCAGGCCCTGGCGAACCTGGTGGACAACGCCGTCAAGTACACCCAGGCCGGGGGCAGGGTCGTGGTCCGGGCCCGGCAGGTGGGCAGCCGCCAGCTGTTCACCGTGGAAGACACCGGGGTGGGGATCGCACCGACTGACCAGGCCCGGCTGTTCGAAAAGTTCTACCGGGCCCGGCGCAAGGAGAATCTGCGCGAGCGCGGCTCCGGCCTGGGGTTGGCGATCGTTAAGTCCATCGCCGAGCAGCACGGCGGGCGGGTGAGCGTCGAGAGCCAGTTGGGGGCAGGCAGCGTCTTCATCATTGACGTCCCAACCAGCCTAACCGCCGAGCAAGCTCGGCCTTGACTTCCTGGGAGTTTGACATAAAATAAGCCTTCGTATTAGAGGCGCTTGGGGTTCGCAAAGGACCTCCAGGCGCTGGTTTTGCTTTGCCCCCTGACTAGCACGTTTGTTCGACCGGACAGCTGTCGCTGGAGGGATCCGCGTGGAAGCAAAGTCATTCAAGGCGCTGCGTGTGAGTCTGGCTTCGCCGGAGGATATCCTCAGCTGGTCTTACGGCGAGGTGCAGAAACCGGAGACGATCAACTACCGCCGCCTGCGGCCGGAGAAGGATGGGTTGTTCTGCGAGGCCATCTTCGGGCCGACGAAGGATTGGCAGTGCTACTGCGGCAAGTACAAGAATATCCGCTTCAAGGGAATCACCTGCGAGAAGTGCGGGGTGGAAGTGACGCGCTCGGCCGTCCGGCGCGAGCGCATGGGTCACATCACATTGGCGGCGCCCGTGGCCCATGTCTGGTACACCCGGCGCGTGCCTTCGTACCTCGGCTTGCTGCTGGATATCTCCCGGCGCAACCTCGACCGGGTGCTGTATTTTGCCCAGTACGTCGTAACCCATGTCGACGAAGAGGCGCGGCGCAAGGCCGGCAAGCGCATCGAGGACGAGATCCTGGCGCTTGAGCGCGAGCAGGCGGACTCGCTCAACCAGAGAATCGCCCAACTCAAGGCCAATCGAAAGAGGCGTCTCGAGGACCTCGAGGAGCGCAAGAAGACCGTTGAAGAGACCTATGCCGAGGAGGTCGCCGGCAAGATCGACCCTGTGATTCGGGAGGGGCAGCAGCTGGAGCGCAGCCTGACCGAGCGGATGGGCAAGACGCTGCGCCTGCCTGTCGTCCTCGAAGCCACCGGGACTCAGATCGCCGACAAGGGCGAGACGGTCACCAATGCTCATATCGTGGGGGTGCAGAGGGCCGTCGCTCAGCGCCTAGAGGAGATCGAGGTCGTTCTCAAAGAGCGGCGCGACCACGACCTCGAGCGCATCAAGTCCCAGGTGGATAAGGTCAAGGGCGAATCCGACGCCGGCATGGCCGAGCTGCGCGAGTTAACCGACGAAGGCTCTCTTGGGACCCGCGATCAACTGGCGGGAGATCGGGAAGAGCTCATGGGGATCCGCCCGATGACGTTCCTGGGCGAGAGCCGCTACCGTGAGCTAAAGGTCAAGTGGGGCCAGGTATTCCGCGCCGACATGGGGGCCGAGGCCTTCTACGAGATACTGAAGCGCCTCGACCTTGACAAGATGGCAGAAGAGCTCTGGGAAGAAGCCCGCACCACCCGCAGCAAGCAGCGCAAGAAGAAGGCTACCAAGCGCCTGAAGGTGGTCGAGGCCTTCCGCCGCTCGGGCAACCGGCCGGAGTGGATGGTCCTGACGGTACTGCCGGTGATCCCGCCCGACCTGCGCCCGATGGTTCAGCTGGACGGCGGCCGCTTCGCCACCTCTGACCTGAACGACCTGTATCGGCGGGTGATCAACCGCAACAACCGCCTGAAGCGGCTGGTTGAGCTCGGCGCCCCCGACGTTATCGTGCGCAACGAGAAGCGCATGTTGCAGGAGGCGGTGGATTCGTTGATCGACAACGCCCAGCGCGGCAAGGCGCTCTCGCGTCGCGGCCGGAGAGAACTCAAGTCCCTGAGCGACATGCTGAAGGGAAAGAAGGGCCGGTTCCGCCGCAACCTGCTTGGGAAGCGCGTCGATTACTCGGGTCGCTCGGTGATCGTGATTGGCCCGCACCTCAAGCTCTTCCAGTGTGGCCTGCCGAAGGCCATGGCTCTCGAGCTGTACCGCCCGTTCGTTATCTCCAAGCTGGTGTTGTACAACTACGCCGCCAACGTCAAGGGCGCCAAGCGGATCATCGAGCGCGAACGGCCGGAGGTCTGGGAGGTCCTGGAGGAGGTCATCAAGGACCGCCCGGTGCTCCTCAACCGCGCCCCCACCCTGCACCGCCTGGGGATCCAGGCCTTTGAGCCGGTCTTGGTGGAAGGCAAAGCTGTGCAGCTGCACCCGCTGGTGTGCGCCGCTTTCAACGCCGACTTCGATGGCGACCAGATGTCGGTCCACGTCCCGCTTTCGCACAGGGCGGTTGAGGAAGCCCGCGAGCTGATGCTCTCGAGCAAGAACTTGCTCAAGCCCGCGGATGGGGAGCCGATTGTCGGCCCGTCCAAGGACATGGTCCTGGGGGTGTACTACCTGACGATGGGTATCCAGGGGCGGCAGCACAGGGGCGGCGGCCGGGCCTTCTCCCACATGGACGAAGTCGAGTTGGCCTATGGCCTCGGGCAGCTCGACATCCACGCCCCGATCAAGGTCAAAGTCGAGACCTGGTTCGCGGACGATGGATCGAGGCTCGACGAGCCGGAGACGCGTTTGATCGAAACCACCGTCGGGCGGGTGATCTTCAACCGCGTCCTGCCGGACGGGCTGCGCTTCGTCAACCATGTTCTCGACAAGGGTTCGATGCAGAAGCTGGTGGCGGACGTGTACCACCTGCTGCGCGAGGAGGGGACGCCGGCGGTGGTCGATGCCATCAAGGATATCGGCTTCGCCTATGCCACCCGGTCAGGCACCACCATCGCGGTGTCGGATATCACCGTCCCCAAGGAGAAGGAAGCGATCATCGCCAAGACGCTGGAAGAAGCCGAGGCGGTGCGTCGCAACTACCTGCGGGGCCTGCTGACCGAGCAGGAAATGAACGAGCGCACGATCGAGCTGTGGCAGGCGACGACGGGCCTGGTGGCCCAGGCCGTGCGCCGCAGCATGGATCCAGCCGGCAACCTGAGCACAATGGCTCTCTCCGGCGCCACCAAGGGTGGCTTCGGCCCGATTTCGCAGCTGGCCGGCATGCGCGGCCTTATGGCCGATCCGGCAGGACGCATCATTCCCCTGCCGATCCGGTCGAACTTCCGCGATGGATTGAGCACGCTGGAGTATTTCATATCAACGCATGGGGCGCGCAAGGGACTGACCGACACCGCCCTGCGCACGGCCGACGCTGGCTACCTGACGCGGCGTCTGGTCGACGTGGCCCAGGACGTGATTATCAACGCCCACGATTGCGGCACGGAGCAGGGCGTCGTGATCCGGCGCGCCGATGACGTCGCCGGACAGGACTTTGCCTCGCGCCTCGTCGGGCGGATCCTGGCCGGGCGCCTCACCGACCCCGCTAGCGGCGAAGTGCTGTTGGACAAGGGCGACCTGATCGGTATCGAGGAGTCGCGGCGAGTGGCTGCCTCTGGAGTGGCCGAAGCCTTTCTCCGGTCTCCGCTCACGTGCGAACTCCAGTTCGGCATGTGCGCCAACTGCTATGGGATGGACCTCGGGCGCGGCAAGATGGTCAACCTGGGCACGGCGGTCGGGATCGTGGCCGCCCAGTCGATCGGCGAGCCGGGCACCCAATTGACCCTGCGCACGTTCCACACCGGCGGCGTTGCTGCCGGCGGCGACATTACTACGGGCTTGCCGCGCGTCGAGGAGCTCTTCGAGGCTCGCAAGAAGCCCAAGGGGGAAGCGATCACGGCCGAGATCGGCGGCACGGTCTACGTCCAGCAGTCCGCTATGCCGGACGGTCCGCGTCTGCTGCGCATCGTCGAAAGCCAGTTGATCCAGGATGAATACTCTGTGCCGGGCAACTGGGCGCTGCGGATTGAGGACGGCACCCAGGTGGCGGCGGGCGAGCTGATCGCCACGCGTGGCGAAGCCCAAATTGTGGCCACACACGCCGGCCGCGCCCGGCTGGAAGGCCGCACCGTGATCATCGCCTATGATCACACCGATGAGCGCGAATACGAGATCCCGCCTAGCGCCCGCATTCTGGTCAGAGAAGGCGAGAAGGTCGAGGCTGGGCAGCAGGTGACCGAGGGATCCCTGAATCCGCACGCCAAACTCCGCATCCTCGGACGAGAAGCCGCCGAGCTGTACCTGCTGACCGAAGTCCAGAAGGTGTACCGCTCGCAGGGACAGAACATCAACGACAAGCACTTTGAGGTCATCATCCGCAAGATGCTCTCGAAGGTGCAAGTGACTTTCCCAGGGGACAGCCTGCTGCTGCCGGGGGATCTGGCCGATCGCTTGTACCTGCAGCGCATGAACGAGCAGCTTCTGCGCGAGGGGAAGCAGCCGGCGCGGGCCGTTCAGGTTCTGCTGGGGGTGACCAAGGCCTCGCTCAGCACTGAGTCCTTCCTCTCGGCCTCGTCGTTCCAGCACACCATCAAGGTGCTGGCAGGGGCCGCGATTGAGG carries:
- the rpoC gene encoding DNA-directed RNA polymerase subunit beta', encoding MEAKSFKALRVSLASPEDILSWSYGEVQKPETINYRRLRPEKDGLFCEAIFGPTKDWQCYCGKYKNIRFKGITCEKCGVEVTRSAVRRERMGHITLAAPVAHVWYTRRVPSYLGLLLDISRRNLDRVLYFAQYVVTHVDEEARRKAGKRIEDEILALEREQADSLNQRIAQLKANRKRRLEDLEERKKTVEETYAEEVAGKIDPVIREGQQLERSLTERMGKTLRLPVVLEATGTQIADKGETVTNAHIVGVQRAVAQRLEEIEVVLKERRDHDLERIKSQVDKVKGESDAGMAELRELTDEGSLGTRDQLAGDREELMGIRPMTFLGESRYRELKVKWGQVFRADMGAEAFYEILKRLDLDKMAEELWEEARTTRSKQRKKKATKRLKVVEAFRRSGNRPEWMVLTVLPVIPPDLRPMVQLDGGRFATSDLNDLYRRVINRNNRLKRLVELGAPDVIVRNEKRMLQEAVDSLIDNAQRGKALSRRGRRELKSLSDMLKGKKGRFRRNLLGKRVDYSGRSVIVIGPHLKLFQCGLPKAMALELYRPFVISKLVLYNYAANVKGAKRIIERERPEVWEVLEEVIKDRPVLLNRAPTLHRLGIQAFEPVLVEGKAVQLHPLVCAAFNADFDGDQMSVHVPLSHRAVEEARELMLSSKNLLKPADGEPIVGPSKDMVLGVYYLTMGIQGRQHRGGGRAFSHMDEVELAYGLGQLDIHAPIKVKVETWFADDGSRLDEPETRLIETTVGRVIFNRVLPDGLRFVNHVLDKGSMQKLVADVYHLLREEGTPAVVDAIKDIGFAYATRSGTTIAVSDITVPKEKEAIIAKTLEEAEAVRRNYLRGLLTEQEMNERTIELWQATTGLVAQAVRRSMDPAGNLSTMALSGATKGGFGPISQLAGMRGLMADPAGRIIPLPIRSNFRDGLSTLEYFISTHGARKGLTDTALRTADAGYLTRRLVDVAQDVIINAHDCGTEQGVVIRRADDVAGQDFASRLVGRILAGRLTDPASGEVLLDKGDLIGIEESRRVAASGVAEAFLRSPLTCELQFGMCANCYGMDLGRGKMVNLGTAVGIVAAQSIGEPGTQLTLRTFHTGGVAAGGDITTGLPRVEELFEARKKPKGEAITAEIGGTVYVQQSAMPDGPRLLRIVESQLIQDEYSVPGNWALRIEDGTQVAAGELIATRGEAQIVATHAGRARLEGRTVIIAYDHTDEREYEIPPSARILVREGEKVEAGQQVTEGSLNPHAKLRILGREAAELYLLTEVQKVYRSQGQNINDKHFEVIIRKMLSKVQVTFPGDSLLLPGDLADRLYLQRMNEQLLREGKQPARAVQVLLGVTKASLSTESFLSASSFQHTIKVLAGAAIEAKVDYLRGLKENVIIGKLIPAGTAFPGEEAVLRDERLEEIEALPVESGEASESVAAD